In Haloplanus rubicundus, one DNA window encodes the following:
- a CDS encoding helix-turn-helix transcriptional regulator: MTDSSAVATVDRRLDTLRTLGEAPASKAGLSERIDVSRSTAERSIRELETHGFVAASDEGYRVTVAGRLALAAHDERRRRTATAAAVAPLFDGVDLSFDVDLSVLDGARVVEAHPHAPNRPVECVAALVADATHVSVYTGRFLSRHARLYHDRVLDGMTGTFVATDRVIDRQRSARPGEMREAMDLGRVALCRLDRDDPVSLVLAETPDGPEMGLVVYRDETPRGFVGSDDPAATRWARDLHERLWAAATPL; the protein is encoded by the coding sequence GTGACCGACTCCTCGGCCGTGGCCACCGTCGACCGGCGTCTCGACACGCTTCGTACCCTCGGCGAGGCGCCGGCGTCGAAGGCCGGACTGTCGGAGCGAATCGACGTTTCGCGGTCGACGGCGGAGCGGTCGATCCGCGAACTGGAGACGCACGGTTTCGTGGCGGCGTCGGACGAAGGGTATCGGGTAACGGTCGCCGGTCGGCTGGCGCTCGCCGCCCACGACGAGCGGCGGCGGCGGACCGCCACCGCCGCTGCCGTCGCACCGCTGTTCGACGGCGTCGACCTCTCCTTTGACGTCGACCTCTCCGTTCTCGACGGGGCGCGCGTCGTCGAGGCCCATCCGCACGCTCCGAACCGGCCGGTCGAGTGCGTCGCCGCGCTCGTCGCGGACGCCACCCACGTCTCGGTGTACACCGGTCGGTTTCTCTCCCGCCACGCCCGCCTCTACCACGACAGAGTGCTCGACGGCATGACCGGCACGTTCGTGGCGACGGATCGCGTGATCGATCGACAGCGCTCGGCTCGGCCCGGGGAGATGCGGGAAGCGATGGACCTCGGCCGCGTGGCCCTGTGCCGTCTCGACCGGGACGACCCCGTCTCGCTGGTCCTGGCGGAGACGCCCGACGGCCCCGAGATGGGGCTGGTCGTCTACCGCGACGAGACGCCGCGGGGGTTCGTCGGCAGCGACGACCCCGCGGCGACGCGGTGGGCGCGTGACCTCCACGAGCGTCTGTGGGCGGCGGCGACGCCGCTCTAG